A single Anatilimnocola floriformis DNA region contains:
- a CDS encoding FHA domain-containing protein, whose translation MALNVTLVVVGGDVKTPEVKLRLPSTVGRGRDCSIMLRHPLVSRQHCEIFEAGGALLVRDLGSLNGTFVNNQRIEGDAPLQPGQLLTIGTVTFRAMYEFDDSAVSPPDSPAPQMKSGRSSETDADGTLAARPTIRNSPPPSATPPTEPVDVEEDFDLDDAKPLFAAFEEEKTSEDLRKNGGVKSGGAAETVFAAGKNKPQPAAAPAKPAAAQPAAPAKPAAAQPAAPAKPAAPAPAPAKPAAAAPAKPAAAPAKPAAAPAKPAEPAKPGAAKPAPAAPAFNFDEAMAGADEEGHAEEEDDGLDDFLKFLK comes from the coding sequence ATGGCCTTGAATGTGACGTTGGTGGTGGTCGGTGGCGATGTCAAAACGCCCGAGGTGAAGCTGCGCTTACCCTCAACCGTAGGTCGTGGCCGCGATTGCTCGATCATGCTGCGCCATCCGCTTGTCAGCCGCCAGCACTGCGAGATTTTTGAAGCCGGCGGCGCCCTGCTGGTCCGCGATCTAGGCTCGCTGAACGGCACGTTTGTGAATAACCAACGCATCGAAGGGGATGCGCCGCTGCAACCCGGCCAACTCCTGACGATCGGCACGGTCACCTTCCGGGCCATGTACGAATTCGACGACTCGGCCGTTTCGCCGCCCGACTCGCCGGCGCCGCAAATGAAATCTGGTCGGTCGAGCGAAACCGATGCAGATGGCACTTTGGCCGCCCGCCCGACGATTCGTAATTCTCCGCCGCCTAGTGCGACTCCGCCAACGGAACCGGTTGACGTCGAAGAGGATTTTGACCTCGACGATGCCAAGCCGCTGTTCGCCGCTTTTGAAGAAGAAAAGACTTCGGAAGATCTGCGCAAGAACGGTGGCGTGAAGAGTGGTGGCGCCGCCGAGACAGTCTTTGCGGCAGGCAAGAACAAGCCACAACCGGCTGCCGCTCCGGCAAAACCAGCCGCGGCCCAACCGGCTGCTCCAGCCAAGCCTGCTGCCGCCCAACCAGCGGCTCCGGCGAAGCCAGCAGCTCCAGCTCCGGCACCAGCCAAACCAGCTGCGGCTGCTCCGGCGAAACCGGCCGCTGCCCCAGCCAAGCCTGCCGCAGCACCAGCGAAACCAGCCGAACCCGCCAAGCCGGGCGCGGCGAAGCCGGCACCAGCCGCGCCAGCTTTCAACTTTGATGAGGCGATGGCGGGAGCCGATGAAGAAGGACATGCTGAAGAGGAAGACGACGGATTGGATGACTTCCTCAAGTTCTTGAAGTAA
- a CDS encoding PIG-L deacetylase family protein — protein MTQKNILVLAPHPDDESLGCGGTIKLLTLAGMQVDVILMTRGENGMDAPGHQSAVVHDQLAITREAEARAACEVLGVRDVQFLLGIDGGLMHQPHLVKQLVTHVQTGNYQRVFCPWYGEAHSDHVATFRLLQRALAEAAIRPAIWLYEVWTPLVPTDHVPIDATMSAKRAAIQKHQSQLDCLDYLSAFVGLAAYRALACPPSKYAEAFITMDTSTLLNLKFN, from the coding sequence ATGACTCAAAAGAACATTCTGGTACTGGCTCCTCATCCTGATGATGAAAGTTTGGGTTGCGGTGGAACGATCAAATTGCTGACGCTGGCCGGAATGCAAGTCGATGTGATCTTGATGACGCGCGGCGAGAACGGCATGGACGCCCCGGGCCATCAGTCGGCCGTGGTGCACGACCAGTTGGCCATCACTCGCGAAGCCGAAGCCCGCGCTGCCTGCGAAGTGCTGGGCGTGCGCGACGTGCAGTTTCTGCTGGGGATCGACGGCGGGCTGATGCATCAGCCTCACCTGGTCAAACAACTTGTCACTCACGTGCAGACCGGCAACTATCAGCGAGTCTTTTGCCCCTGGTATGGCGAAGCCCACTCCGATCACGTCGCCACGTTTCGCCTACTGCAACGAGCCCTCGCCGAAGCGGCGATCCGCCCCGCGATCTGGCTGTATGAAGTTTGGACGCCCCTCGTGCCGACCGATCACGTCCCCATCGATGCCACGATGTCCGCCAAGCGCGCAGCAATTCAAAAGCATCAGAGCCAGCTCGATTGCCTCGACTATCTGAGTGCCTTCGTGGGACTCGCGGCCTATCGCGCGCTGGCTTGCCCGCCGTCGAAATACGCCGAAGCGTTCATCACCATGGATACGTCCACGCTGCTCAATCTCAAGTTCAACTAA
- a CDS encoding TPR domain-containing glycosyltransferase, whose product MSHPPRISLCMIVRNEEANLRACLQPVLPLFDEVILVDTGSLDETRQVAEELGVKVIDFEWCDDFSAARNAAVEHATGEWIFWLDADDRVDSINRAKLKDVFDRVREPRETEQRRVYIMTTVSPSRHSSEPATLISHARLFQRHPQARWNGRVHEQIVPALEALGDQLIFSDVRIEHVGYLDPAFCQRKANRDLRLLRLDYATDPENPITLFLLGTTYMRTGQPYQALTHLLKSLQLAPAYGDWMRRLYALIVDALLRLGRREEAFGMANEALQRFPLDVELTTRRAELLCEFNDLGSAERSLRELLQAPPARHLVHGASSYHDGREARALLGRIYRETQNFDSAEQVFQELIAEQPAWIPPWVNLGYTYLMQERWGDVEYVAKQIEKCETGEPYALTLRAEAKATRGDLRAARELVDQAIARAPQLAWSRIVLSDILLKDGSDREACIAVQRDILRLNPGNVHAERTLEMLTNPPAPQPASNWPLGWSITVNP is encoded by the coding sequence GTGAGTCACCCCCCTCGTATTTCGTTGTGCATGATCGTTCGCAACGAAGAAGCCAATCTGCGGGCCTGTTTGCAACCGGTGCTGCCGTTGTTTGATGAAGTGATCTTGGTCGATACCGGTTCGCTGGATGAGACGAGGCAGGTCGCGGAAGAACTCGGGGTGAAGGTTATCGATTTTGAATGGTGCGATGATTTTTCGGCGGCTCGAAATGCAGCGGTCGAACACGCCACGGGCGAATGGATCTTTTGGCTCGACGCCGATGATCGGGTGGATTCGATAAACCGCGCCAAGCTGAAGGACGTGTTCGACCGCGTCCGTGAACCGCGCGAAACCGAGCAGCGGCGGGTCTACATCATGACCACGGTTTCGCCCAGTCGGCACAGTTCCGAACCGGCGACGTTGATCTCGCATGCCCGACTCTTTCAGCGCCATCCGCAGGCCCGCTGGAACGGCCGCGTGCATGAGCAGATTGTCCCCGCGCTCGAAGCTCTCGGTGATCAACTGATTTTCTCGGATGTGCGCATCGAACACGTGGGCTATCTCGACCCGGCGTTCTGTCAGCGTAAGGCCAACCGCGATTTGCGACTGCTGCGGCTCGATTACGCAACCGATCCCGAAAATCCGATCACGCTGTTTCTGCTCGGCACGACCTACATGCGCACGGGCCAGCCGTATCAAGCACTCACCCATTTGCTGAAGAGTTTGCAACTAGCGCCGGCCTACGGCGATTGGATGCGTCGGTTGTACGCGCTGATTGTCGACGCCCTGCTGCGACTCGGCCGACGTGAAGAAGCCTTCGGCATGGCGAACGAAGCGCTGCAGCGATTTCCGCTCGATGTCGAACTGACGACTCGTCGCGCCGAACTGCTGTGCGAGTTCAACGACTTGGGCAGCGCCGAACGTTCGCTGCGCGAACTGCTGCAAGCGCCGCCGGCGCGTCATTTGGTACACGGCGCGAGTTCGTATCACGATGGACGCGAAGCTCGCGCGCTGCTCGGGCGCATTTATCGCGAGACACAGAATTTCGACTCCGCCGAGCAAGTCTTTCAGGAACTCATTGCCGAACAGCCGGCATGGATTCCGCCGTGGGTGAACCTGGGTTACACGTATTTGATGCAAGAGCGCTGGGGCGATGTCGAGTACGTGGCCAAGCAGATCGAGAAATGTGAAACGGGCGAACCCTACGCCCTCACGCTGCGAGCCGAAGCCAAGGCGACTCGAGGTGATTTGCGAGCGGCAAGGGAATTGGTCGACCAGGCAATCGCCCGCGCGCCGCAGTTGGCCTGGTCGCGGATTGTGCTCAGCGACATTTTGCTGAAGGACGGCAGTGACCGCGAAGCCTGCATCGCCGTGCAGCGGGATATTTTGCGGCTGAACCCGGGCAACGTGCACGCCGAGCGGACGCTCGAGATGCTTACCAATCCTCCGGCCCCGCAGCCCGCTTCGAATTGGCCCCTCGGTTGGTCGATCACCGTCAACCCTTAA
- a CDS encoding outer membrane protein assembly factor BamB family protein — protein MSSRSWLLALLVFGCVPFAAAETTAPRVEGFTPAATDWPWWRGPSNNGIAVADQDPPVTWSETENVIWKTPIPGRGHSCATVVGDRVFLTTADEEKELLAVVCLSRKTGELLWRSDVHQGGMEKKGHKKSSQASSTVACDGQQVYFNFLHQGNMVTTALDLEGKQVWQTKVVGFATHQGFGSSPALFGSLVYVTADSKTGGVLAALSRERGEIIWQAHRPEKPNYASPIVLHVAGKDQLLVSGCDLASGFHPKTGEKFWEIEGATTECVTTMVTDGSRVFVSGGYPRKHVQAIEADGSGKTAWENNVQVYVPSMIVKDGYLYAIQDGGVASCWKSSDGEEKWKERVGGTFSASLTLVGDKLYGINEAGTSFVFRANPEKFEKLAENKLPGEAFATPTICGGQIFLRIAEHKEGKRQEMVYCLGKKN, from the coding sequence ATGTCGTCTCGCTCTTGGCTGCTGGCTCTCTTGGTCTTTGGATGCGTTCCGTTTGCCGCTGCCGAAACAACGGCTCCGCGCGTCGAAGGGTTCACTCCCGCCGCAACCGATTGGCCTTGGTGGCGGGGACCAAGCAACAACGGAATTGCGGTGGCCGATCAGGATCCGCCGGTGACTTGGAGCGAGACGGAAAACGTCATTTGGAAAACGCCGATCCCAGGCCGCGGCCATAGCTGCGCGACAGTGGTTGGCGACCGAGTGTTTCTGACGACCGCCGACGAAGAGAAAGAGTTACTCGCCGTCGTTTGCTTGAGTCGCAAGACCGGCGAACTGCTGTGGCGGAGCGATGTGCATCAAGGCGGCATGGAGAAGAAGGGTCACAAGAAGTCATCGCAAGCTTCGTCGACCGTGGCCTGCGACGGTCAGCAGGTGTATTTCAATTTTCTGCACCAAGGAAACATGGTGACGACGGCCCTCGATCTGGAAGGGAAACAAGTCTGGCAGACGAAGGTCGTGGGGTTTGCCACGCATCAGGGTTTCGGTTCATCGCCGGCGTTGTTTGGTTCGCTCGTCTATGTCACTGCCGATAGCAAGACTGGCGGCGTGCTCGCCGCGCTGTCGCGCGAGCGCGGCGAGATCATCTGGCAGGCCCATCGGCCTGAGAAACCGAACTACGCTTCGCCCATCGTGCTGCATGTCGCCGGCAAGGATCAATTGCTGGTTTCGGGCTGCGATCTGGCCAGTGGCTTTCATCCCAAAACGGGCGAGAAGTTTTGGGAGATCGAAGGAGCCACGACGGAGTGCGTGACGACAATGGTCACCGACGGCTCGCGAGTCTTTGTCAGTGGCGGCTATCCGCGCAAGCACGTGCAAGCGATCGAAGCCGACGGCAGCGGCAAGACGGCGTGGGAGAACAACGTGCAGGTCTACGTGCCGTCGATGATCGTCAAGGATGGCTATCTGTACGCGATTCAAGACGGCGGCGTGGCCAGTTGCTGGAAGAGCAGTGATGGCGAAGAGAAGTGGAAGGAACGGGTCGGTGGCACCTTCAGTGCGTCGCTCACGCTCGTCGGCGATAAGCTCTACGGCATTAACGAAGCGGGCACTTCGTTTGTCTTTCGGGCGAATCCCGAGAAGTTCGAAAAGCTCGCCGAGAACAAGCTCCCCGGCGAAGCCTTTGCCACACCAACGATTTGCGGCGGCCAGATCTTCCTGCGGATTGCCGAGCACAAAGAGGGCAAGCGGCAGGAAATGGTTTACTGCCTGGGGAAGAAGAACTGA
- a CDS encoding thioredoxin domain-containing protein has protein sequence MAEFSSQSSWYPTSSTVELADFELPILVVHYWAVWNLHDREMDRRLSALCNEYSDRICFRSCNVDGAENQRFIPDIANIPALGCFIHGELLESSIGLRSVDELRTEFGGWLARFMVEVAQIEKRYWRVEWTLKVAVH, from the coding sequence ATGGCAGAATTCTCCTCTCAGTCGAGTTGGTATCCAACCAGTTCCACCGTTGAGTTGGCGGATTTTGAGTTGCCGATCCTCGTCGTTCATTACTGGGCAGTTTGGAATCTGCACGATCGAGAAATGGATCGACGGCTCAGCGCTCTGTGCAACGAATACTCCGACCGCATCTGCTTTCGATCGTGCAACGTTGACGGTGCTGAGAATCAACGCTTCATTCCAGACATTGCGAACATTCCGGCGCTGGGTTGCTTCATCCACGGCGAGTTGCTCGAGAGTTCAATTGGCCTGAGGTCGGTTGATGAATTACGCACGGAATTCGGTGGTTGGCTTGCGCGATTCATGGTTGAAGTTGCGCAGATCGAGAAACGCTACTGGCGTGTCGAGTGGACTCTCAAAGTTGCAGTTCACTAA
- a CDS encoding DUF1501 domain-containing protein, whose product MISADHGTTLRYRFAGRRGFLQATTLAAVAGGLIPAAQAGLNQRPRSAILFFLAGGPSHIDTFDMKPDQTEEVRGPFRPCETTLPGLLLPELLPQHHALAKDLAIVRSITHNLGVHDDATHWVQTGYPLLNARQRGQQNPSQGAVVSKLQGPRQRGMPAYVCVPEDYRTHMGFYLGSSFLQGRHLALNSGGDPTLGNYRLPEFALPKDVSLPRLDDRRNLLRSLDRLAAHNEATAAFRDSDDALEQAVELSTGSRVRQAFDVAQETAQTREMYGAHAYGHGALLARRLIEAGTSLVVINLYEKEVDWWDDHSTIEKNLRARLPHYDRAFCALVNDLRLRGLLDNTLVASFGEFGRGPRIDKLAGRGHWPLAMSAVLTGGGLRTGQIVGSTTADGGQPKDRPLGPGDLLASIYQTIGIDPRATVPDLQGRPIPILPTGEPIRELF is encoded by the coding sequence ATGATCTCTGCCGATCATGGAACGACGCTGCGGTATCGCTTCGCGGGGCGGCGTGGTTTCTTGCAAGCGACGACGTTGGCTGCTGTTGCCGGTGGGCTCATTCCGGCAGCACAGGCGGGGCTGAACCAACGGCCAAGGTCAGCGATTCTGTTTTTCCTCGCAGGCGGGCCGAGTCATATCGATACGTTCGATATGAAGCCCGATCAAACTGAGGAAGTTCGCGGGCCGTTTCGGCCGTGTGAGACAACGCTCCCTGGCCTGCTGTTGCCGGAATTGCTGCCGCAGCATCACGCGCTGGCCAAAGACCTCGCCATCGTCCGCTCGATCACCCACAATTTAGGCGTACACGATGACGCGACGCACTGGGTGCAAACGGGCTATCCGTTGTTGAATGCCCGACAGCGCGGCCAACAGAATCCGTCGCAAGGCGCCGTTGTTTCGAAGTTGCAAGGGCCGCGGCAACGCGGCATGCCTGCCTACGTGTGCGTTCCCGAGGACTATCGAACGCACATGGGATTTTATTTGGGTTCGAGTTTTCTCCAAGGTCGGCATCTGGCTCTCAACTCCGGCGGCGATCCCACGCTCGGCAACTATCGACTCCCTGAATTCGCTCTTCCGAAAGATGTCTCACTGCCACGGCTCGACGATCGCCGCAACTTGCTCCGGTCGCTCGATCGGCTCGCGGCGCACAACGAAGCCACGGCTGCTTTTCGCGACAGCGACGATGCGCTCGAGCAAGCCGTCGAACTCTCCACCGGCTCGCGAGTTCGCCAAGCCTTTGACGTTGCTCAAGAAACCGCACAGACTCGCGAAATGTACGGCGCGCATGCTTACGGCCACGGCGCGCTCCTCGCGCGGCGATTGATCGAAGCGGGCACGTCACTGGTGGTCATCAATCTGTATGAGAAGGAAGTCGACTGGTGGGACGACCATTCGACGATCGAGAAAAATCTGCGTGCACGGCTGCCACACTACGATCGTGCTTTTTGTGCGCTGGTGAACGACCTACGGCTGCGCGGTTTGCTCGACAACACACTCGTCGCCTCCTTCGGCGAGTTCGGCCGCGGCCCGCGCATCGACAAATTGGCCGGTCGCGGCCATTGGCCCTTGGCGATGTCAGCCGTGCTCACGGGGGGAGGATTACGAACCGGACAGATCGTCGGCTCGACCACTGCCGATGGCGGCCAACCGAAGGATCGCCCGCTTGGGCCCGGCGATCTGCTGGCATCGATCTACCAGACCATCGGCATCGATCCGCGCGCCACCGTTCCCGATCTGCAAGGTCGCCCGATTCCGATCCTGCCCACAGGCGAACCGATTCGGGAACTGTTTTGA
- a CDS encoding class I SAM-dependent methyltransferase, translated as MQRLNWGCGPLTPFGWINSDIAAGPGVDVVADILQGLPFPDNHFDYIVSIHVLPELAYRELDPALHELRRVLKPGGILRLSLPDLDLAINAYRNKDIDYFLIGDDEVKSLSGKMIVQLLWYGRSRSMFTWEFTKELLERAGYSEVTRCAHEKSASGLTGITDLDNRALESLFVEARK; from the coding sequence ATGCAACGCTTGAACTGGGGCTGCGGCCCCCTCACTCCCTTCGGCTGGATCAACTCCGATATCGCCGCCGGCCCCGGGGTCGATGTCGTTGCCGACATCCTCCAAGGCCTGCCGTTCCCCGATAACCACTTCGACTACATCGTCAGCATTCACGTGCTACCCGAGCTCGCCTATCGCGAGCTCGATCCCGCGCTACACGAGCTCCGCCGCGTCCTCAAACCCGGCGGCATCCTTCGGCTGTCGCTCCCCGACCTCGATCTCGCGATCAACGCCTATCGCAACAAAGACATCGACTACTTCCTGATCGGCGACGACGAAGTCAAAAGCCTCTCCGGCAAAATGATCGTGCAACTCCTCTGGTACGGCCGTTCGCGCAGCATGTTCACCTGGGAATTCACGAAGGAACTGCTCGAGCGCGCCGGCTACAGCGAAGTAACTCGCTGTGCTCACGAAAAATCGGCCAGCGGCTTGACCGGTATCACCGACCTCGACAACCGCGCGCTGGAAAGCTTGTTTGTGGAAGCGAGGAAGTGA
- a CDS encoding organic solvent tolerance protein OstA codes for MTRLGGMFARVYRHFAHVFLSKIFRYLQHLLANSWKHTAAVLCTLLFAANAFAAGGIELPQEETNVPVSIRAASATHWKQGQYDVYVLRGDLQIKQGDTVATAPEAVLWLDRAEPYTGRASKVIAYLEGPQGSVRVDYGRKGDPHSFGGRAAQSLVDRSWLGWFYTQAGIELSVPVPTEEPQVKPAIFERGLGARDPAQFDVKPAQMVRQEELVAPAGQPVQTRGRSVKFFPRSGGRWNLNATPDPNSDELVVSGTSGMQIVIDGVEELGTVSVETDRFVIWTAKAGLPGVQGQAMDLKDRPLELYLEGNIVFRQGDRVIYADRLYYNVRTEAGIVLRAEMLTPVPSYQGLLRVKADVLQQVNRQQFQAYNAAMTSSRIGVPRYWIQSENINVIDVQRQAVDPITGQPAVNPANGEAQVDHRFLATARNNSIYLFENPIFYWPVIATDLTSPTYYIDNVRIKSDQVFGQQLLLDYDLYQLLGIQDPAQGTKWTLSTDYLSERGLALGTNYRYEGQNLWGAPGAYRGFIDAWGLKDDGIDNLGRDRRAIVPEKDFRYRVLGNHRQYLPNDFQLTAEIGLISDRNFLEQYYELEWDTMKDQNTGFELKQYNANSSWSISGDVQVNPFFTQTQGLRADHYTLGQTVLFDWLTWHEHSSVGYADLQVASTPTNPVDLAKFQLLPWETADEQGLRAFSRQELDIPLELGPLKVVPYLLGEAAYWGADLNGDPLSRVYGQGGVRASLPMWTADSTVQSELLNLNGLAHKVTWEADYFYGKSSADVDQLPGYDPLDDDSTEWFRRRMLFNTFGLTFGDQIPQQFDARYFALRRNLQGSVASPVTEIADDLTELKLGVKQRWQTKRGLPGQERIIDWIVLDIDAVLFPQADRDNFGEPLGLIDYDFQWHVGDRLTFLSDGFFDLFDQGLKQVTVGALLSRPEAGNLYIGLRSTEGPISSNVLAASTSYRMSEKWIATAGATVDFSKAGNLGQNVAFTRVGESFLIKVGFNYDASRDNFGVNFGIEPRFLPSSRLGRVGGVQIPPAGALGIE; via the coding sequence ATGACGCGCCTGGGTGGAATGTTCGCGCGCGTTTATCGGCATTTTGCTCATGTGTTCTTGAGCAAAATATTTCGTTATCTTCAGCACTTATTGGCGAACAGCTGGAAACATACTGCGGCTGTTCTCTGCACTTTGCTCTTCGCCGCGAATGCCTTCGCAGCCGGCGGCATCGAGTTGCCGCAAGAAGAAACCAACGTTCCGGTCAGCATTCGCGCGGCTTCGGCCACGCACTGGAAGCAAGGGCAGTACGACGTCTACGTGCTTCGCGGTGATCTGCAGATCAAGCAAGGCGACACAGTGGCGACCGCGCCCGAAGCCGTGCTGTGGCTTGATCGCGCCGAACCCTACACCGGCCGCGCGAGCAAGGTGATTGCCTATCTCGAAGGGCCGCAAGGGAGCGTTCGCGTCGACTACGGCCGCAAGGGCGATCCGCATTCGTTCGGTGGTCGCGCGGCGCAGTCGCTCGTCGATCGCAGTTGGCTCGGCTGGTTCTATACCCAGGCCGGCATCGAACTTTCCGTGCCCGTGCCGACAGAAGAACCGCAGGTGAAACCGGCGATCTTCGAGCGCGGCTTGGGAGCTCGCGATCCGGCGCAGTTCGATGTGAAGCCCGCGCAAATGGTGCGTCAGGAAGAACTCGTCGCACCGGCCGGTCAGCCCGTGCAAACGCGAGGACGCAGCGTCAAGTTTTTCCCGCGCAGCGGCGGACGGTGGAATCTCAATGCCACGCCCGATCCCAATTCTGATGAACTCGTGGTTTCGGGGACCTCGGGAATGCAGATCGTGATCGATGGTGTCGAGGAACTCGGCACGGTTTCGGTCGAGACCGACCGCTTTGTGATCTGGACGGCAAAGGCAGGCTTGCCTGGCGTGCAAGGCCAGGCGATGGACCTGAAGGATCGTCCGCTCGAGTTGTATCTCGAAGGGAACATCGTATTCCGCCAAGGCGATCGCGTGATCTATGCCGATCGGTTGTATTACAACGTTCGCACCGAAGCGGGTATCGTGCTGCGGGCCGAAATGCTCACGCCGGTGCCGAGCTATCAAGGCTTGTTGCGCGTTAAGGCCGATGTACTGCAGCAGGTCAACCGGCAGCAGTTCCAAGCCTACAACGCCGCGATGACTTCGAGCCGCATCGGCGTGCCGCGGTACTGGATTCAATCCGAAAACATCAACGTCATCGACGTGCAGCGGCAAGCCGTCGATCCCATCACGGGCCAGCCTGCAGTGAATCCCGCCAACGGCGAAGCTCAAGTCGACCACCGCTTCCTGGCCACTGCGCGAAACAATTCGATCTACCTGTTCGAGAATCCGATCTTCTACTGGCCGGTGATCGCCACCGACCTGACGAGCCCGACCTATTACATCGACAATGTGCGGATCAAGAGCGACCAGGTCTTCGGCCAGCAGTTGCTGCTCGACTACGACCTCTATCAGTTGCTTGGCATCCAAGATCCTGCCCAGGGTACGAAGTGGACCCTCTCGACCGATTACCTAAGCGAGCGCGGCCTCGCCCTCGGCACGAACTACCGCTACGAGGGACAAAACCTGTGGGGTGCACCGGGCGCTTACCGCGGCTTCATCGATGCCTGGGGTTTGAAAGACGATGGCATCGACAATCTCGGTCGCGATCGTCGCGCGATCGTTCCGGAAAAAGATTTCCGCTACCGAGTTCTCGGCAATCACCGTCAATACTTACCGAATGATTTTCAGCTGACTGCAGAGATCGGCTTGATCAGCGACCGCAACTTCCTCGAGCAGTACTACGAGCTCGAGTGGGACACGATGAAGGATCAGAACACCGGCTTCGAATTGAAGCAGTACAACGCCAACAGCTCGTGGAGCATTTCGGGCGACGTGCAGGTGAATCCGTTCTTTACGCAAACCCAGGGCTTGCGCGCTGATCACTACACGCTGGGTCAAACGGTGCTGTTCGATTGGCTGACCTGGCACGAACACAGCAGTGTCGGCTATGCCGATTTGCAGGTGGCCAGCACGCCGACGAATCCGGTCGATCTGGCGAAGTTCCAGTTGTTGCCGTGGGAAACCGCCGATGAGCAAGGATTGAGAGCCTTTTCGCGGCAGGAACTCGATATCCCGCTGGAACTCGGACCACTGAAAGTTGTTCCGTACTTGCTCGGTGAAGCCGCGTATTGGGGTGCCGATCTCAATGGCGATCCGCTGTCGCGCGTTTATGGCCAAGGTGGCGTTCGCGCGAGCTTGCCGATGTGGACTGCCGATTCAACCGTCCAGAGCGAACTGTTGAATTTGAACGGCCTGGCGCACAAGGTGACCTGGGAAGCGGACTACTTCTATGGCAAGTCGAGCGCCGACGTCGATCAGCTTCCCGGCTACGATCCGCTGGATGATGACTCCACCGAGTGGTTCCGCCGCCGCATGTTGTTCAATACCTTCGGCCTGACGTTTGGCGATCAGATCCCGCAACAATTCGACGCTCGCTACTTCGCTCTACGGCGAAACCTGCAAGGCAGTGTGGCTTCGCCTGTCACCGAAATCGCCGATGATCTGACGGAGCTGAAGCTGGGCGTGAAGCAGCGTTGGCAGACGAAGCGTGGCTTGCCGGGCCAGGAACGGATCATCGATTGGATCGTGCTCGACATCGACGCGGTGCTCTTCCCGCAAGCCGATCGCGACAACTTCGGCGAGCCGCTGGGCTTGATCGACTACGACTTCCAATGGCATGTTGGCGATCGCCTGACGTTTCTCTCCGACGGCTTCTTCGATCTGTTCGATCAAGGTCTGAAGCAAGTCACCGTTGGTGCGCTGCTCAGCCGTCCGGAAGCGGGCAACTTGTACATCGGCTTGCGTTCGACCGAAGGGCCGATCAGCAGCAACGTCCTCGCCGCTTCGACGAGCTACCGCATGAGTGAGAAGTGGATAGCCACGGCAGGGGCCACGGTCGACTTCTCGAAGGCCGGCAACCTGGGCCAGAATGTGGCGTTCACGCGGGTCGGTGAATCGTTCCTTATCAAGGTCGGCTTTAACTACGATGCCAGTCGCGACAACTTCGGCGTGAACTTCGGCATCGAGCCGCGGTTCCTCCCCAGCAGCCGCTTGGGCCGCGTCGGCGGCGTGCAAATTCCGCCCGCCGGCGCGCTGGGTATTGAGTAA
- a CDS encoding DUF4142 domain-containing protein: protein MRNAGWLIVVMCLVGGSSMVHGQTAPPRSGVQPAVQLGAVRPGQPVQNAAGQQQHGDQEIAHMIVGGNRNEIEIAKFAMDRLKSNDAKEIATTMIKDHTEALNKFSKFAGQQPAHVRNNGNPRTDDDRADAAPPAGSAPTAARPGVGTLNWSAIGQEICDQGLEDCKKELSRYEGADFDKAYLGSQLGAHHMMCTKLKVLKKHASSQLATEIDEAIETTETHIKHLRKAMDEVKDK from the coding sequence ATGCGCAACGCAGGATGGTTGATTGTGGTTATGTGTTTGGTGGGTGGCAGCTCGATGGTCCATGGCCAAACGGCGCCCCCGCGTTCAGGCGTTCAGCCTGCTGTGCAACTTGGCGCCGTTCGCCCCGGCCAGCCAGTGCAAAACGCTGCTGGCCAACAGCAGCATGGCGATCAAGAAATCGCGCACATGATTGTGGGCGGCAATCGAAACGAGATTGAGATCGCGAAGTTTGCAATGGATCGGCTGAAGTCAAACGATGCCAAGGAAATCGCGACCACGATGATCAAGGATCACACCGAGGCCCTCAATAAGTTTTCGAAGTTCGCCGGCCAGCAACCAGCGCACGTGCGAAACAACGGCAACCCTCGTACGGACGATGATCGCGCTGATGCAGCCCCGCCTGCCGGTTCGGCGCCAACAGCTGCCCGTCCGGGAGTGGGCACCTTAAATTGGTCGGCCATTGGTCAAGAAATTTGCGACCAGGGTTTGGAAGACTGCAAGAAGGAACTCTCGCGCTACGAAGGGGCCGATTTCGATAAGGCCTACTTGGGTAGTCAGCTCGGCGCGCATCATATGATGTGCACGAAGCTGAAGGTTCTCAAGAAGCATGCGTCGAGCCAACTGGCCACGGAAATCGATGAGGCGATCGAAACGACCGAGACGCACATCAAGCATCTTCGCAAGGCGATGGACGAAGTCAAGGACAAGTAG